One Synechococcus sp. PROS-9-1 DNA window includes the following coding sequences:
- a CDS encoding DNA-directed RNA polymerase subunit omega: protein MISAGVDSKDLAKRGESLIRQSTNRYLTTVKIAFRAKQRRFDDFDGLLEESSVKPVHRAIVELSDEQDQPDLLPG, encoded by the coding sequence ATGATTTCTGCAGGTGTGGACTCAAAAGACCTCGCGAAGCGTGGCGAGAGCTTGATTCGTCAGTCCACCAACCGTTATCTAACAACAGTCAAGATCGCTTTTCGCGCAAAGCAGCGTCGTTTTGATGACTTTGATGGTCTCCTTGAGGAATCCAGCGTGAAGCCGGTTCATCGCGCCATCGTTGAGCTCTCCGATGAGCAGGATCAGCCTGATCTCCTGCCTGGATGA